The Penaeus monodon isolate SGIC_2016 chromosome 6, NSTDA_Pmon_1, whole genome shotgun sequence genomic sequence tcatatattatatctatctatctatctatctatctatatatatatatatatatatatatatatatatatacacacacaaatatatacattcatatatgcgtatacatacatatatacatatatataaaaacacacatacacatacatatgtacacaaatgtgcgtgcgtgtatggctATTTTAACAAATCataattttcactgtttttttctattctcatgTTCATAAATATCAGATTTGTCATGCCATTACATTAATCATTAATAAAGTttccattaacatcatcactgtaattatcattaccatgatcattatcattactatcaaacaATAtgattaatatcgtaattatcatgaccatttttatatggcttttataactatTGTCATATCCATCACTTATTCAACTGCTATTATTctcaaaagtaaaagaaaacagttCGTGCACAGATTTTCGGACAACACAAGGAATACAGAAAATACACAGTTACATAAAttcgtttattatatattcttatgttcCAGCTAGAAGGTCGTTCCAGCAGCCAGAAGTGAGTCAAGATGAACATACAGCAAACACCCATAATGACAATGAAGAGCAAATCAAtacagataaaaattaatatacagcATATGATTACTATGGCTTGCCTCTGAGTACTCCCTTCTGTAGCTCTGCCATCTCACAACATCTACGAGAAAATCATATGTGCTATTATTGagcgagattttttttattttcatatatatatataatttgttttgtgcTTTACATCGTAGTACACATGTAGATGAGGAACATCTGGTTAAAGGAATGTACTATAGGTAGCTTGTCTGCAGGGTTGAGGGAGTAACCAGTGCTAATTAGACGTACTGTATGTGGTCGCCTCGAAAGTAAGATTACAAGGCGAAGCGTTTACACAGTCACAATTACTCATCGTTTGAGATAAGTGATTGTGATAAGATACTGTTTGGCTTAAAAGGAATCGAGTGGATAACTtgacgagagaaaagaatgatggAATTGGGTATCgttggataatcatgataaaaacagaatTTCTCGATAACACATCAGTATCAGCGACCACACATGTATGCCTATAATAACACCCTTTGAATTGTACCATATAATAGGCCATGTTTTCAGAAGTTGAGCCCTTGGACATGCCATGAAGGATATAAACATAGGACACACAAATAACCTTAACAGAAGGGTTAGTTATCAGTCTTAgaattttacgtattttttttttctcctcgttttcccTACATGTCGATGATCGGGAACGCTTCATAAAAAGAGCTATTGTGTCGAGGAATTCCCATCCTCAGTCACCTATCTATTCACAGCGAATTCTtatgtaaaaaacacacatttataacaAGGGGAAACGAACATCCCTGCCTGTTTAAATGATCTCTTCCATCTTTTACAAGTAGTGAGTAATAAAGTATAAACACTTGGAAATACACGTCGTCACCTTGACTGCTACAACTTGTGTCAACACGGCCGAGGAATAATGAATTATGACAGAAGAAAAcaccaagtctttttttttttttacatacagagGACACGTACGAGGTCTACATAGCAGATACACAGTTTCCAGTGATGTTAAAATTCGAGTCTAATGTATAAATGACATCAATTATAAGATGCTACATCAATAATCATCCTGAAGTCTGTGTgctattaagtttttttttctttcttactccgtTAGAATTAATAACAAACAGACTTATGTACAGTCATTCACCttcacaaacacagacactctTTCTTGTAACGTTAtgtacaaaattaatattaaaagaacAAGCAAAtgtcagagggagaggggagttgtACTAGTGTTAAATCAAGCCCAAGGAGCGTACGTCGCTGTTACAGAGTGGTCGAACCTCCTCCCGAATGAACCAGACGCCACCGAGTCCGAAGCTTCGAATCGGGACAAAAGCAGCTCGTGTTGCGTCGGCGAAAGTCTGGCTCTCGAAGGTGCACGAGACTCGGAGACTGAACTCTACACTACCGTTTCACTCGGGAACTTCAAATTAAGGAACAAATCTTTAAAAACGTAATGTCTTTTTCATAAATCAATTATAAATCTAATTTTCTCTTTATAACCTTTGCAAATAATCTTTGGTATACTAACAAAAACACTATGAAAAGTAAAGCAGATATTTCTCTGTTACCCTCGTCTTTGGATGCCACTAATATCCCATGTgagtcattttatatatatacacatctcacaCCCACAGGAATaaacctgaagaaaaaaaaaacttttgtgaaACACTTCACGTCATTTAGATATGTACATTTAAAATCCTGTAGCGAAAGGACAACCATGAAGTAGCTACATAAAAAATATCCTTTGTCTCACCAGCAATAATTACCACCGTCCTTTTGTGACGTCAGTTTATATACGTAATCAGCCATtgcatggtaatatatatatatacacgcacacacacacacatcatcatcatcatcatcaggtctGGTTAATATATCAGGaagagagtccatctccttgcaaaTGATTCTCTGCTGCCGACGCCATGTTCCTCAGGGCGCTTCCCCCAGTGCGCCTGCGCGTCCCTCGCACGCTGGGAACCCGTCAACCAGATCGCCTCTTGCTTTATAGTGCCATTCCACACACTTCACATGCTCTTTGGTCGATTCTCCACCCACAAGTAAAGAGATATTAGTCTCTTCTATATCTTGGTGTAGAGTTCTTTGGAAACTTGGGGAAAAAATACTTCAATGGAATGTTTATGATGACTAGATCTGTCTCTTCCTTAAGCATGTGTGATGACTTTTTGTGAAGCCCGTTTTTCTATCCTTATGTAAGTTAGTGGACGTCTGCTCCCCAGttccaataaatgcaataattttcttgctttttttttagtcCCGGAGAAAACATTTACAAGACAAAACTTATGAATTTacagtaaacaataaaaacaatgcctTTTGATTAAATTGAATTGCTTTGTGGTTTAGATTTCGCTTAATCGTTATTTGATATTCAAGATAAATTATCCCCATCTATTTTGAGCCTACACAAATATCTCAAAATTGCAGGTATAAAGTCcccacatcctatatatatatctaaatctgaaGAAGATTACCTTTGTGAACCGAAATTTTGATTAAACACTCATACTTACATTTATATTGTACAATATCGTTTTAGTGATTCGGTATTTCCCAATGGAATGAAAGAAACGATACAAAAACCTGACTAGTGTTAGAAACAGTGATTTCTTTGGCCTATCTGCTTTGGTcaacgagagaaaataaacaaaaagcatatCTGTTACTTTCCCTATCTTTGAGATCATGACGTCATTCAGAACAAGATCATATAAACTATTATAGAGATAGTAGTAGTCAAGTACAAGCCTTCAGtactaaagaaaaatatatatacacttcttaaAATTGTTACATTTGAAGATCCTGACGAGAGCAAGgaattgtttcttcttttttctcttcggcACGAAACGAacacggggaaaaaaagagaaacacaatgCGAAACGAATATAAAACGTTTGATTTCCAGCTGTAAAATGCCAGGGAAAGAATGgaataaatcttttaaaatcttcctaagaataacagaaaaaaaagaatagtcacACGGGATGAAAAATTAAGACGCATCACCACAGCATGAGATGAAAATTTAGCACTTGCTGTTCGCAGGCATAGAGACCCAAGGGGATGGGGTCCGGCGAGGGCAGGCTGTGTGTACATCCTGCCCCATGACACCGTGGGGCGAGCGAGCCTGCCTTCAGgggcgtgggagagggagagagggagagctagtACTGCTGGTGGTGCTCCTGCTGCATGTCGCCCAGCCAGGAGTCGGGCGAGGGCGGGAACTCGGGGTAGCTGGGGTTCGAGCCGTTCGAACTGAGGTCGCTGGCAGGGCCGCCCGCCATGACGCTCACGCTTCCGCTGGCGGCCGCGGaggctgcggcggcggcggctgcggCGGCGGCTGCGGCTGCTGCAAAGAGGAGGGGGACGTTGCGTGACTCTGGCCTTTGGGTTCGATCGGCGGGGATTGATTATTCTTAAGAGAACCAGCCCGCACTCGAGCATGAAATCTGGGTAAAATAAGTACTAGTGTTTCACTACGTAAaaaaagtacacaaacacacacacacacacacacacacacacacacacacacacacacacaaatataatagatagatagatatagctatgtacatacacacccatacacagcacacacaaacaaacaagcttaATACCGATCGGATTCTCCCACTCCCGGACGAACACCGCAGCCAGACCTtttaagaggagaaaaggaagccCCTGGAAAGCAGAAGCCTCGGAACTTACTCATGGGCGTCTGGTAGGGCGGTAAGGGTTCCGAGTAAGGGAACGGGGCGGCCATGGGGTGGGGGGGCACAGGGCCACTGGGGGAGTGCCCGCCTGCGCCGGCCATGTACGGGGGAGTGCCGGCTcctgcagggggggggagggagggaaagatggcatttaaaaaaaggtaataataataataataataataataataataatgataataataataataataataatgataataataataataataataatgataataataataataataataataataataataataatagtaataataacaatgataataataataattctgggGAGGTTTATTTTGCGGTTGCGAAGAAGGAATAGGCatcaggaaaaagagagggagagagagagagatggaggaaaagaaggtgtatgaaaaaaggtagggaaagagataaagataaatatatatatatatatatatatatatatatatattatatattatatatatattatatatatataatgtatatatatatatactatatatatcatatatatatattatatataatatatatatattatatatataaatatatatatatatatatatatatatatatatatatatatatatatatcatatacatattacagagatagtgatagacacatatagatagacagataggaattTGATtagaaagatacagatagatagatagatagatagatagatagatagatgagagagagagagagagagagagagagagagagagagagagagagagagagagagagagagagagagagagagagagagagagagagagagagagatcttgatATCTCCAAGTTAATTCAGTAGATGCAATTCTAGGTAACTCCTAAGTAATTCCCAAGTCACTCAGTAACTCAGAGTAACTCAGTAACGCAAAGCAACTTAAAAATACCTAAAAATACCAGTAAATCGAAGCGGTTTAGTAAATTCCAAGTAACTCGGTAAATGACAGTGCCTCGGTAAGTAATCAAGTAACTCAAACTCGGTAATTTCTAGGTAACTCAGAAGCCTGAAGCAATTTACGAATACCGAAGTAAGTCAGTAACTCCCAAGTAACTTACAAACTCGAATTAGTAAGTAATTGGCAACTCAGTAACTTCCATGTAACTTAAAGTAACTCGAAGTAACTCGAAGTACCTCAGTGATTCCCAAGTGACTCAGTAACTCAGTAACTCAAAGTTATTTTTGAAACTCAAAGTAACATAAGTTAGTAACTCAAAGGAACTTAAGTAACTCAAGTAACTCAAAGAAACTTAAGTAACTCAAGTAACTCAAAGAAACTCAAGTTACTCAAGCGCAACTTCAGCAACTTCAGTAACTCCCACACGACTCATGAACTCAACTCATTAAAGCAACTTCAGCAACTTAGGCAACCGCCACACAACTCATCAACTCCATAGCAACTTCCCTTCGTACCTCCGTACCACCCAAAAATAAACTCGGTCAACTCTGCAGTAACTCGAACGACTCACCATGGATGAATGGGTGATGCGGGGGGCCGGGATGGGGGGGTCCCAGGTGGGGGCTCATGGCCGTCTGCCCAGGCTCCAGGTccaggggggggcccggggtacGGTAGCCGTCGGGCATGTCCAGAATCATGTCATCGTCTGTAagggtagaaggaaggggggCGGGTTAGGGATGGTGATCGACCGTCGTTTATGCAGCGCTGTTGGCTGTTTCGGATGGttgcttgtggtgtgtgggtggggggggggggttgtgtgtgttggggggtatgtgtgtgtgtgtgggggggggttatgtgtgtgtgggggagggttgtgtgtgtgtgtgtgtgtgtgtgtgtgtgtgtgtgtgtgtgtgtgtgtgtgtgtgtgtgtgtgtgtgtgtgtgtgttgtcgggtgtttatttatttctaattcttATGCTGTTTTTTGTATGCTGGGtctttgtgattttgtgtgtgtactttcctctcttcctctctctctctctctccttctctctctctctctctctctctctctctctctctctctctctctctctctctcccatccataTCATAATGTACTTGAaatgatatagatgtataaaacAATTAGGCATAGTTCCTATGCCTTTTCAAGTATGCACAACTGTACATTATATTGAATAAACTTAtcaaaatcaatctctctctctctctctctctccacacacacacacacacacacacacacacacacacacacacacacattttctctctctgtcctcatctctttctcccacatacacaattataataaataattttagttTATAATTGCACTATACCACTTTAAGCATTACCATGATGAAATATTACCTAATAGTTATTTGTGTACTCATAAGAAAAGGCATATGCGTTTATATACAGAGCCTCTTTATTTCCAACAAATCAAATAATCAAAGTATGCGAAtactaaatattattaaaaaaaatatatatatccagaagTTACCACccgatattttatttatatagaactAAATCATGCATCATTAAAAGCTGCCAGAGCACACTCACAACATATAAGGAAAGGTCATGCAGTCTCCTGTGCATATCAGGCAGGCACTAATCTAACATTAACTTATGATTCGTAATTGTGTATGGACATAACTCTGTACTCTTAAAACCAACGAACTCTTATGGAAATTAATCTTTAACCAGATAAACCAGTGCGCAAGTTCATTGTTTACGGAGAGTTCTAGGCGAGACTTCAAATCTTCTTTCATAACATTCTATTACGTATTTCGTAAATACCAAACAAATTTacgtaaaaaaagacaaacaaactgcGCTTTATTCGGACGGGGTGTATGTATAGTCAGTTGATTACGTAAGGCAATTATGCCACATTTTCTACGTGCATAGTTTTGTATACGCAAATGACCCaatgtacatgcgtgcgtgtgtctgcgtgtagtACCGACACGCAGacaacacgcagacacacgcatacacgtacgTTAGGTCATGTGCGTATACAAGATCATCTGACCGCGAAAGAGCACACAATAAAGACCGATCAAAATGATTTGCATAACGTGACGCGGCGCCATCGTACGTCAAATCATCGACAATGACGGTTCCGGCGAGCAGTTCTCCCCCCATTCAGACGCAAGTTACGTGTGACAACGCAACAATAGTGCCGTGACGTGCGCGCGCTGCAACGtcacagatttaaaaaaagaagagagagagaaaaaaaaagagagagagaaatgaaatgaaacgaaaGCGAATTACGGAGAGGAAGCACACCTGGCGGAGGTCATTCCGGGTCAAACTGTCTTGTGTTGGCGAGTCAGCgggcggaaggggaggatggggggtggggtgggggtggggggagggggtgctgggGAAATCGATGCAGGGTATTGGCTCGTGAAcaatagggggggggaaggggagaagagggggaggaggtagggagggaggaggtagggaggagggagaaaggaagggaggaagggaagggagagagggagagagggagggagaaggggagggaggaggaggaaggaagggagagagggagagagggagggagaaggggagggagggaggaggaagaaggaaagttaaggaagaaaaatagaaagaaagggaaagaaggagagaacaaaggaatggaaaataataattagaaaaaaaaaacgtaatgttACTGTAAGGAAAGTTATCAAGGAAATACTGTACAGTAAAACTTGAGCGTAAACTTCGCTTTATTTCTGTATAAGATGATATTTAAATCATATTTCATCATCTTATACAGAGGGATTCATGGAGACAAGATATGGAGATAAGAACAAAGTTATaggttattttttatctatctatctgtttatctatcaatctatctgtctatctgtctatctatctatctacccgtctttatatatataaccaagagCCAAAATAGGACAGAAAAACTAGTTATTTGAAAATAAGCAAAGGTTATAAATTCCCAACGAATATAACAATAACGTCaaattccacacaaaaaaaatcgacCATAACAATAACACGATATGACAAGAACAAAACACAAAGACAGCAAGACCATAACAGCTAAAAAATATTTGTCgaagtcccccctcccctcctccccccccgtaaaaaaaatcaattgataaataaaaatcctgactccctcccccttgctaactcctccccccctccccccattcaccctaattcctcattttcttccctatcctcaccctttctccctcttcctcctccccattctccctaattccttattttcttccctatcctcaccctttctccctcttcctccttccccattctccctgattcctcattttcttccctttcctcaccctttctccctcttcctccttccccattctccctaattccttattttcttccctatcctcaccctttctccctcttcctccttccccattctccctaattccttattttcttccccttcctcatcccctcttcctttccctccttccccatctcccctaatTCCTAATCTTCTTCCCccgttctccctttcccttctcatcccccttaATCCCTAATAtatttccccatcccccatcttccacccccaccaccaccaccccacccccacaaccacccccaccatctctcGAGCGTCAACAtacccccctccatttccctccccctccccctcccccccccatccccaccccaatTCGAAATGTTGCATAATCCCTTAATGAGCAACATAAACAAGACTCAGGGGGACCTTGAAGAACGCCCATCTTAGCGGTTTTTCGCTACAACCCGTTTCCGCTCCCTTCCCGCGGTCTCCGCTAAGCTTGGGATGGTTGGTGTTTATTCATGCACTGTGGCTCGGTctataggggggtggggggtgcgggggggtggaggaggggaggaagaaggggggaggggtgggggagggggggaagaggaggggggggggtggggagggagggggaaggggtggtggggagggggaagaaggggtgggaggggtggggaagaggtggcagaaggagggggaagaggtgggaggaagaaaggggggacggagggaggaggggtgggggaggggtgggggaggggtgggagggaggaggggtgggaagaggtgggagaaggagggggaagaggtggggagggaggaggggtgggggagggatggggaggaagaggagggggaggagggaggagggtgcttatgtgtgtatgaaggtgtgcatgtgtgtgtaggagggcgtatctgtgtgtgtgtgtgtgtgtgtgtgtgtgtgtgtgtgtgtgtgtgtgtgtgtgtgtggtgagggagaggagagagagagagagagagagagagagagagagagagagagagagagagagagagagagagagagagagagagagagagagagagaggagagagagcgagagaaagagagagaaagagagagagacagaaaaagaaaacgagatagcTAGAGAAATCATAATTCCTTCATCACTAACTCACATAGAAAAAGCCACACCTATAACATATTCtttccgacaaaaaaaaaaaatccttcgtcATTGCCGCCCCTAATCGcgaaaaaaggcaataataattaacttaaaaaaaaaaaaaaaaatactcgaacAAGCCACGGTGACtcaccataccctccccccccccttgcatcactatcatcaccataataatcagCATACTGTTCACCATCACGCGAAAAATCCATTAAAATTCGGCCCAACTGAAGCCATGAAAATACTACGCTGTCTGCATCTGGTTCGATAATTAAATGATACGATAAAATACctgtgattttttcccctcttttagttCATATTTCGAgtctagtttatatatttttttgatgattaatCTGGGAAATATATTCGGTGCTATGTAAACGGTAGGATTAAATGTGCAAATGAATACTGAAGgatctataaacacacatatataaatacatattccaaTAAACCACATCTGTATCTTTATTATCGTAATTGATCGAAGAATATTAATCCTGAAGAAACAATATAtccttttaataattaatatcctTGTTGAGATGGGATATagcatttatataatttctttcttcatttcttgaggcaaaaaaaaaaaaaaagcttgttttctttttctctctcctctccattggTTCATTAAGCTTCTTCGTAgatcaactttctctctctctctctttctctcttttttcactctctctttctctttatctctctctctctctctttctctttatcactctctctctttctctcactctctctctctctttctctctctctctccccctctcttctctctctctctctctctctctctctctctctctctctctctctctctctctctctctctctctctctctctctctctctgaacgtATTTTGTGTACCTTTTCGCTCAGTCTATcattttttctctgcctctttctttcttctcctttgtgcctgtttatttatccatctatttgcttttttcttcaCATTCTTCGTCTCTGCTTCCGCTTCCGTATCTTCCGGCTCTAtgcctttccccttctttatcttaatccttctctcctcctttcctctatacttcgccctccttctctcactaGTCTATCCTGTTTCCCTATTccttgtctgttctctctctgtctctctatgatTTTTTCCGTCTTCCGcgtatcctctctccctttcg encodes the following:
- the LOC119574053 gene encoding vegetative cell wall protein gp1-like, coding for MILDMPDGYRTPGPPLDLEPGQTAMSPHLGPPHPGPPHHPFIHGAGTPPYMAGAGGHSPSGPVPPHPMAAPFPYSEPLPPYQTPMTAAAAAAAAAAAASAAASGSVSVMAGGPASDLSSNGSNPSYPEFPPSPDSWLGDMQQEHHQQY